A part of Sulfurifustis variabilis genomic DNA contains:
- a CDS encoding OmpP1/FadL family transporter produces MRTTISRTRYARAILAGTAATLVFVAAPVRAAFFQLAENSPAGLGNAFAGGAAIAEDASTVWYNPAGLTRLTGTQLVVGGHFIQPSLEFNGSASTAIPSPITGSDGGDAGESAFVPNLYLSHQYGNGISTGIGINAPFGLATDYENDWVGRYHADRSEIRTININPAIAYTVNEIFSIGAGLNWQRLDAELSQAVDFGTICGGFCGAPAGNDGKAKVEADDDAWGYNLGLLWQVRDNTRLGLHYRSKLDFTVEGDFDITVPASAAAVLPLSTLGLVDSGASSDVTLPATLSLSAFTQLNPAWAIMADITRTYWSDLPELRIEFDSNQQDSVVTLDLEDVNRYSAGVIYSPGGAWIYRAGVALDKTPTPSADVRTPRLPDEDRRWISLGIGYKVSERLSFDAAFTYIGIEDAKVNKSATLAATDENRFRGNLVGEYEASTTILSAQARWNF; encoded by the coding sequence ATGCGAACCACCATTTCGCGAACGCGGTACGCGCGCGCCATCCTCGCCGGTACCGCCGCAACGCTCGTGTTCGTCGCCGCCCCCGTCCGCGCCGCCTTCTTCCAACTTGCCGAGAACAGCCCGGCCGGTCTCGGCAACGCCTTCGCCGGCGGCGCCGCCATCGCCGAGGACGCGAGCACGGTCTGGTACAACCCGGCCGGCCTCACGCGTCTGACCGGCACGCAGCTTGTCGTAGGCGGGCATTTCATACAGCCTTCGCTCGAGTTCAACGGGAGTGCGAGCACGGCCATTCCCTCGCCGATCACGGGCAGCGACGGCGGAGATGCCGGTGAGTCGGCGTTCGTGCCCAACCTCTATCTCTCGCACCAGTACGGTAACGGAATCAGCACCGGCATCGGCATCAACGCGCCCTTTGGTCTCGCTACCGACTATGAGAACGACTGGGTGGGCCGCTATCACGCGGACCGCTCGGAGATCAGGACGATCAATATCAACCCTGCAATCGCCTACACCGTCAATGAAATATTTTCTATCGGAGCTGGCCTCAACTGGCAGAGGCTGGACGCGGAACTATCCCAAGCAGTCGATTTCGGCACCATTTGCGGCGGCTTCTGCGGGGCTCCGGCAGGGAATGACGGAAAAGCCAAAGTGGAGGCAGATGACGATGCTTGGGGCTACAACCTTGGATTACTGTGGCAGGTTCGGGACAACACGCGCCTGGGTCTCCACTATCGCTCGAAGCTCGATTTCACAGTCGAAGGCGATTTCGACATAACGGTTCCAGCCAGTGCGGCAGCCGTACTGCCCTTGTCCACTCTCGGGCTCGTCGATTCGGGCGCCTCGTCGGACGTTACGTTGCCAGCGACCCTCTCGCTCAGTGCGTTTACGCAGCTTAATCCGGCTTGGGCGATCATGGCCGACATTACTCGTACCTACTGGAGTGACCTGCCCGAGTTGCGCATCGAATTCGACAGCAATCAACAAGACTCGGTAGTTACCCTTGATCTCGAGGACGTTAACCGTTACTCGGCGGGCGTAATCTACAGCCCTGGCGGTGCGTGGATTTATCGCGCAGGTGTGGCGCTCGACAAGACGCCAACCCCAAGCGCCGATGTCCGTACGCCGCGCTTGCCTGACGAGGATCGTCGTTGGATTTCTCTCGGGATAGGTTACAAGGTCTCCGAGCGCTTGAGCTTCGATGCGGCTTTTACATACATCGGCATCGAGGACGCGAAGGTGAACAAGAGCGCAACTTTGGCGGCGACGGACGAGAATCGATTCCGTGGCAATCTCGTTGGCGAGTACGAGGCAAGCACCACCATCCTGAGCGCCCAGGCGCGCTGGAACTTCTGA
- a CDS encoding 3-hydroxyacyl-CoA dehydrogenase NAD-binding domain-containing protein, translating to MSAEPKAAAAVDASAPAFRHWRIELGAVDSAGRLVAADAERQLALLTLDVEGQSANTLSQEVLREFDVVLSEIAGRPLRGVILRSGKPSGFVVGADVREFEHLSDASQAAGLARLAQEIFNRLEALPYPSVALIHGYCLGGGLELALACRYRIGREDAATRLGLPEVKLGIHPGFAGTVRAPRLIGHLAALDLMLTGRTVSAREARRLGLVDDVVPERHLLQAGQSFLEKRPPPRRPARYNGLLGLGAVRPWVSRLLEKRVRARVNPDHYPAPYRILELWRSNASQEREAESLGELLVGRTSRNLVHVFLLGEALKRAGREHPHDIRRVHVVGAGTMGADIAMWAASKGFVVTLQDQKPEILARAMARASAFCKKRLKDPRQVQETMDRLMPDLAGHGLRRAELVIEAIVEKIEPKQALFRMIEERAPATALFATNTSSIPLEVLAQGLRDPTRLVGLHFFNPVEKMQLVEIVRGEQSAEAALDRARAWTAAIDRLPLDVKSSPGFLVNRILMPYLLEAVILVEEGVAPEEVDRAAVEFGMPMGPIELSDTVGLDICLSVAEMLSGPLHIDVPARLRELVEQGRLGKKSGEGFYRYTGKGRSKHARRGKERRGHVPVTERLILRLLNEAMACLREGVVKDPDAVDAGMVYGTGFAPYLGGPMRYVESLGETGIGHSLYRLSQEYGDRFTPDAGWSRPELRAR from the coding sequence ATGAGCGCCGAACCGAAAGCCGCGGCCGCGGTCGACGCGTCTGCGCCGGCGTTCCGGCACTGGCGCATCGAGCTCGGCGCCGTAGACAGCGCCGGACGGCTGGTTGCGGCGGACGCCGAACGCCAGCTCGCGCTGCTCACGCTCGACGTCGAGGGCCAGTCGGCGAACACGCTGTCGCAGGAGGTGCTGCGCGAGTTCGACGTGGTCCTGAGCGAGATCGCCGGGCGGCCGCTGCGCGGAGTGATTCTGCGTTCCGGAAAGCCCTCCGGATTCGTCGTGGGCGCCGACGTCCGCGAGTTCGAGCATTTGAGCGACGCGTCCCAGGCGGCAGGGCTTGCCCGTCTTGCGCAGGAGATCTTCAACCGTCTGGAGGCGTTGCCCTACCCGTCGGTGGCCCTGATCCACGGCTACTGCCTCGGCGGGGGGCTCGAGCTCGCACTCGCGTGCCGGTATCGCATCGGGCGCGAAGACGCGGCGACGCGTCTCGGGCTGCCCGAGGTGAAGCTCGGCATCCATCCGGGATTTGCCGGCACCGTCCGCGCCCCGCGGCTCATCGGCCATCTCGCGGCTCTCGATCTCATGCTCACCGGCCGCACGGTCTCGGCGCGCGAGGCGCGCCGCCTCGGGCTCGTCGACGACGTGGTCCCCGAGCGTCATCTCCTCCAGGCCGGACAGTCCTTTCTGGAGAAGCGGCCGCCCCCGCGCCGGCCGGCGCGCTACAACGGCCTCCTCGGATTGGGGGCCGTGCGCCCCTGGGTGTCGCGCCTGCTCGAGAAGCGTGTGCGCGCGAGGGTGAACCCCGATCACTATCCGGCCCCGTACCGCATCCTCGAGCTCTGGAGATCGAACGCCTCGCAAGAGCGCGAGGCCGAGTCGCTCGGCGAGCTTCTCGTGGGCCGTACGAGCCGAAACCTGGTGCACGTGTTCCTGCTCGGCGAGGCGCTCAAGCGCGCCGGGCGCGAGCACCCCCACGACATCCGGCGTGTGCACGTCGTCGGGGCAGGGACCATGGGGGCCGACATCGCCATGTGGGCCGCATCGAAGGGGTTCGTCGTGACCCTGCAGGATCAGAAGCCCGAGATACTTGCCCGTGCCATGGCGCGGGCCAGCGCTTTCTGCAAGAAGCGGCTCAAGGACCCGCGTCAGGTGCAGGAGACGATGGACCGGCTGATGCCCGACCTCGCGGGCCACGGCCTGCGCCGGGCGGAACTCGTGATCGAGGCGATCGTCGAGAAGATCGAACCCAAGCAGGCGCTCTTCCGAATGATCGAGGAACGCGCGCCCGCGACCGCGCTCTTCGCCACCAACACCTCGAGCATTCCGCTCGAGGTCCTCGCCCAGGGGCTGCGCGACCCCACGCGGCTCGTGGGCCTGCATTTCTTCAACCCGGTCGAAAAGATGCAGCTCGTCGAGATCGTGCGCGGCGAGCAGAGTGCGGAGGCGGCGCTCGACCGGGCGCGCGCCTGGACCGCCGCCATCGACCGCCTTCCGCTCGACGTCAAGAGCAGCCCCGGCTTTCTGGTGAACCGCATCCTGATGCCGTATCTCCTCGAGGCCGTGATCCTGGTCGAGGAAGGCGTGGCGCCCGAGGAGGTCGATCGGGCCGCGGTCGAGTTCGGGATGCCGATGGGGCCGATCGAGCTGTCGGACACGGTGGGACTCGATATCTGCCTTTCGGTCGCCGAGATGCTCTCGGGCCCGCTCCACATCGACGTACCCGCCCGGCTGCGGGAGCTGGTCGAACAGGGACGGCTCGGCAAGAAGAGCGGCGAGGGGTTCTACCGGTACACGGGCAAGGGGAGGTCGAAGCACGCTCGTCGCGGGAAGGAGCGGCGGGGACACGTTCCCGTCACCGAGCGGCTCATCCTCAGGCTCTTGAACGAGGCGATGGCCTGCCTGCGCGAAGGCGTCGTGAAGGACCCGGACGCCGTGGACGCGGGCATGGTCTACGGCACCGGCTTCGCGCCGTATCTCGGCGGCCCGATGCGGTACGTCGAGAGCCTCGGGGAGACGGGCATCGGCCACAGCCTGTACCGGCTGTCCCAGGAGTACGGCGATCGCTTCACGCCGGACGCCGGCTGGTCGCGACCGGAGCTGCGCGCGCGTTGA